The sequence ttaatattgaccTAATTTCCTTGTTGCATATTGCTGAACTGGTGAATAGGTGCATCATGCGTGCATACCGCATGGCTACTCAGCAGCAGCATGCACGCACGGCGCTGTGTGCAGCCTGGGCCGACTGCAGTTCCAAGGACTGAGCAGCAGAGGGCAGTAGCACGCTCGCGCTTTCCCTTTGCCCCCACCCCGTAACCAAACCCCTCCTTTGTGTCTTTGGCGCCGTTCCCTATATAAAGAGAAACGAAGAAACCCCTCAATTATATCTTCAATTTAGAACTGTTCGGACCCCTGTATTTATCCCCTCAAACTTTCCCCATCATGGAAATAGCAAAGAGACTCACCCTGGAGCTCAGAAACAGGAATGCCAGTGAGGTAAGTGCACGTTTTTAAATTGTGACCCCCACTAGTCCTGGCTTGTGTTTAGATCGCGGTTCCTATTCGCCTACATGTGATGAGTAAAGCGCCGAATGTGCAGCTGTGCGGGCACACCGGGGCCGTTTAAAGCACCCCCAGCACGTGTTTGGCTTTATATGGCCAGCTGCTGGGCCAGGATGGAGCGAGCTCGGGCTAGCACTCATGGCTCCGAGGAAGGTGTGTGTGGCCATTATACTTTCCAAAACACGTGGCTGTCGCCTTAACTCTGGCTTGGAGGCCCCCCTTCAACTTTCTATTCTTAACGCTCATAGGAGCCATTTCTCAACATTCCATGTTTATCCCACTTGTTTCCTCAGAATTCCATGTAGAatctatatttttgttgttgtatacTTTAAGTCTTTTTATGGGTTGTTGTTTGAGACTTCGTGGTCTTAAAATCACCCGCTTGTATGAGAGGGGAATAAATACTAAAAACACCACCAAAACCCGGTAATTAtcactaaaaataaaacaaggacCATGGGCACATTTTATTTGGTGTAACATTGAGCTTTAGGGACACTTTATGGCTTTTTCGCCGTTTTCCCGCCTTCGCCCCTATTTACTCTGTGGTGGTTTGTTGCTGTGGTAGAATCAGTCAGGTACagaggatttattcactaaactccgaatTGTAGTCCATTGAAATGAGTGGCGAAATCCAGGCTAAGAATAGCAGGGCTGTGACTCGCTGAGTTGGAGGGAATTTTTGCAGATCTTCCATTTTTGCCTCGGTTCTGCCATCCGGATATACATTGTCAGTTTGGAAGATCACACGGTGCAGTTTGTGTTTTAGTGAAAATAGTGCTATTTTGTGTTGGATAGCCGTGTattataggggggaggggggtcgtCTTACTGTACATTTAGGGATCCTGTAGGACAGTCATCATGCCCTCCATGCTCCCACACTAGTCTGACTGGAACTGTATCCTCTGCTCTCCATTACATAAACTTGATCTTCCTTTTATATCTTGTAGTATTTGAAAgcttaactttttttacttttttatttttaatctggcCCTCACTCGCTCCTCTAAAAGTATAGGTCTACTGTCCCACTTTCTGACTTTTAACCTTTATAACTACAAGTATGgaggttgctttttttttttttttttgtgtgtgttcatTATACGCAATGAGCATCCATTCTGATCACTGTCAGAATGTCCTTAGACGTTAAAAGATGTGGccagtttttgtttatttgtaattCTTCAGGGTAGACTATGAGAATAGACTTTTGcagcttatttttttttgcagtcggTGTTTAAATAGAACACATTGGGTCATATTGaggatgatttatttatttttttttacttaaaaaaaaaaaaaaaaatcccccccgtGTTTAAACTTATTTTTGATCACAAAGGATAATTATAAAGCCgctttgttaaattattttattttagctaTAGCACGTTCAGTTAGTGCATTTCCTGTAAGTAGTCCATACAGACTGCTGTTACAATGTATCTGCCATATTACAGGATTCTCTTATTGAATCCATCTCTTCGCGTGCAGCTATGTTAGTGCCTGGGAATCTACTTTCggtcccacacactctgctctccagctgaggggaaggggggtgtttAATCTAGGCCCGGAGGCCTCCACTATATGGCGGCTCCTTGTGGATTTAGTAATTTTGCCTGGTATATCGCGTGTCACTGGATCTCATTGGCACCGCGAAGGTTAATATACTTCGAATCCAATTTTATTTAATCTAGATCCTGCGTGGAAATGTCCCTTCCATTAAATGCACGGTGCTGAGCAAGGAATGTGACCAAGGTAAACATCTGTGACCGTTTCCTGTTGCCAGTCCTTGAGTTCCTGCATTTTATCCCCCCTCTTTAACCGATTTAGCCATGGAGTGAGCAGGCCGcattgtaggcctgacacgcAGAGAAGGAAGTTTCAATACCTCCCTTAACTCCTTGGGGCCTGGCGGGGTGACGCCTGTACATGCTAGCACTGGGAGGAGTCTGCATAATAGAGAgccttgtttttcttgttttactgtgtgtgatgggggtggGTGTGGCAGCCATTGCCAGCCCTGCCTGCAGTGTGGGTAGGTGAGGGTTAACTCTTTCTAGAATCCTGGGTTAGTTTCTTCTAGTTCACAGCACACGATGGTCTtgacacactttgaagcagcagcagtgcaacaatgtaaatccactgctggctacaattttAGAATGTCAAATACTCAAACCCACACGAAGGTTACACAATCCTCTCTGTGTTGTTGTTGTCTTTTGTTTACATGTGAAATAACTTGCTTTTAGATGGCAGGCAGGacagttagcgtttttatttgtgtttttttttttttatggtagatatttcatttttatttttatatatttttttttcaatttttctgtTTCCTATATATAATTTGCCCATCCCACTGAGGGCTGGAATCCAGTTAAACTGACCTGACTGCATTGTTACACCCATTTATAAGCCCTGAGAGATCATGCCTGCCTGCATTATGTACTCTAGCTAGTTCTTACAGTTCAGGGGAAGGAGTACATTTCACTATGGGTCTATTCTACAACAGCCTGAAACAGCTTAAACCCTAAATGAGGGTGTCGCAGAGCTGGctattttttttgtagatttgAAATGAGTGGTTAGAAAAAAATGAGCAATTTTTGCGATCactcattttatgtttttattttgctaTCCTGTTGACTCCAAACAACCTCATTGAAGAATGTATGCACCTTCCcccttatttaaaataataaaaaataaatccagcTCATTCACtaaaacttcaaagctcacagtttataaaaaaaatgtttttaaacacTTTACTTTGGATTAAATAATGGAGATTTAGTTACAATATGTGATCATAAATTGCACGATGAGGTACTTTGGTATTGTGGCAGGCTTCTGCAATGTATGATGTACTGGAACtaaatcccttttttttcttttttttctgtcgggtgtttaaaaaaaaaaaaaaaaaaatttaaactgagCTTTGACTTTAGTGAGCGTTTTGGCTTTTGTATGATctatgtcaggggtaggcaacctacggcactagtgccatgcacggcactcgaggtgtctttccacggcactcaaggctgctagagccaaacaggctctggcctataaagagtctcagtgaaacttcagatatctgctaatacgaaaaggtggtgaaggaaaatcctcaatgtatgcattgcagaacgtagaggaagtgatttcagatcagttcctcccagcacttgtgaatgggaatccacactgtagtagagcagcctacagctgctgttgcagctcctgtccttgacctgtacctggccagcctggtctccactggaacccagggaagccacccacactgctagatatacacagacctgcagagtaagcctcccctcatacaaataatatgaacagcccactcacaaacatacacacaatccccacaaacgcaacaccactaacaatccacatacatgcacacaatcccacatgcagcctctcacatgcaataccccaaacagcccccacacactaacaaacacataatGTGAGACATCCATCCAcaaacaattccacaagcagccctcatacacagcccacattcatatgtatcatacacgataccataaactactaatgaacatatacaatataatagctcatatacgcacaaatacaacgatacaaagcaattacagtaaaaataacacaagcagaatacggcagcatacacacctcaatttaaaaaaataggatcgacacgctatgggacatcacaatcctatatcggcacagtgctgctaaaaggttgcctacccctgatctatgtAGCTCTAAAccgtagagcaggcttccccaaactctggccattcagatgttgctgaactagaactcccatgattctatgaaatagcctgagaatcatgagagttgtaattcagcaacctctggagggccggagtttggggaagcctgctgtaGAGGGTATAAAGATAAAATTTTAAGCAAGATGGTTGTGATACATAACTTTAACTGCAACTGTGTATCTATGCTTATACTCCCAAttaccaataaaataaataaataagtaactcGCTGTTTTATGCAGTCCTAAATGAGCCTCTTCGATTGTCTACTTATGCAagaagtgtgtatgggggggtatttattgtttgtctttttattttattcatatatctGAGACTGTTGTTTAAGCCAATGTTGTATGCGCTCTAAGAGGTTTGCATTCACATTGATAGATGCAAAGaccaaaaataacatttttttaaagtgtgcTTTAAAATGGAATAACTGTGTGTAATCTTGCAGGTGAAGGAGATGGTTTTGGATAACTGCCGGTCAGATGATGGGAAGATTACTGGCCTCACTTCAGAGTTTTCAAACTTGGAGTTCCTCAGCATGATAAACATCAACTTGGTATCTGTTGCAAACCTCCCAAAGCTTCCCAGATTGAAGAAGGTATGGCTATGTCCAAACTTTTGTCCTTGCTACTTATATCTGAAGGACTTTGACTAATTCGTCTTGCATGTTGGTTAGGATAGAAGGGAACAATGTGATGGAGTGTTTTTAGTATCATGGCAACAAGAGATGGTATTCCTGTAAACGGATGGTAGGAAAGAGGGGAAACTTGCCTAGAGAGAGAAAGGTAATAAGCATAGGAGTTATAACCAGATGGGCTGGAAAGTTGTTATGGTAGATACAAATGTAGGGACAATAACATCAGGAAGGAGAGGCTAGTGGTATCAGTCATGTGGACCTGGAGCACTAAATCAGAATTTACAAATACAAGGCCAAACAGCAGATCTGGAATTAGCTAGTTTCTCCCTCCAGTGTTCAACATATGTCGACACTCTATTTAATTTAAACTTTCCTaacttttttgtgtactttttttttcttagttggAGCTCAGTGACAACCGCATCTCAGGAGGACTAGAGATTCTGGCAGAAAAGACTCCAACTCTGACAAACTTAAACCTCAGTGGAAACAAGATTAAAGACATTAACACTCTAGAACCACTTGTGAGTTTtcttcaaaataaaatgtattccataaatatatattgtatgtacggAAATGGCAAACATTCCTTCTACTATTGCAACTATAGTCACTATCAAATTCATCATACCTTATGTTATTCTGGATCTATTCACTTAAGGAGACTGGCTACTAGTGTAACAAATCTCAAATCTACTGAGAATTGGCTTAACCTGAATACGTGTATATGAACACTGACCGTTTTGAGCCAAATCTTTGCCCTTTTTCAAGTTCATGTGAACTACATGATGCTAATCTCTATGGTCTTGTGGAAGCTTTCATGAACTTTACTTGGGAGCAACTAGTAATTTAGCTCCTCAAACTGGCTGCATGGTCATTGTTTGCCGAaaaaagatgtgtgtgtgtgtgtgtgtgtgtgtgtatatgtgtatatatatatatatatatatatatatatatatatatatatatatatatatatatatatatatatgtaggtgtATAATGGGCACCTGTTGGGGTTTAATGGTACTCTGCTTGTCAGAACATATGTAGTGACACTGATGGTGCATgcggcttctttttttttttctagtttgtttctCTATTTAACAAATTAGCTACTGGGTAAAATGTGATCTCTTGCAACTGTTAACTGGGATTGGCCTGTGCTTGGATGACCACTAAACATGTCTGTCGGTTTTtatatatctaattttttttttatttacagaagaaaCTACCTCATCTCACAAGCTTAGACCTATTCAACTGCGAAGTGACAATGTTGAACAACTACAGAGAGAGTGTCTTTGAATTGTTGCCGCAACTTACATTTCTAGATGGTTTTGATGCAGATGACCAGGAAGCACCAGACTCAGATCCTGAAGATCTGGAGGAAAATGGGGAAGGTGAGCATTTTCATAGTGTCCTCTAAACTAGGGCTGCTGACTACGCTGAATCGACACCCTTAATCCGTGGAATAGTCCATAAATAGAAACCTGTTACATTGTCGTCCAGGTTGAAAAACGGAAACTTCAGCCTCTCAATGCTCTGTTTTGTATAATGGTCTAATTGACGAAAAATTAACTTTAATCCATTCCCACTTGGCTAACAAAAGAGATGAGTGTCTCCATGATAGTATGGAGGAGAGTTTACCTTCAAACATTTTTTCATAACTAGGGATATAGGCTTGTAGAAAAGGTTTGATTTTGTAGAAGACTGCAGTAATTGGACTTCTGTGATGAACATTTGTATTGGAATGCAGATTGTGCTAACTTTAAATACTTTATTCATGCTGCCACAGGCATTGCTCCAGTTATTGCTTTGTAAATATGAATGTGGAAATAAAGCACATTTGGCTGAGGTGTGACAACGGCAGTTAACACCATGTTTATTTTTCTAGATGGAGATGAAGAGGAGGATGAGGAGGAAGATGAAGAAGAACTTGAGGAAGAGCTGGAAGATGAAGATGAGCTTGATGATGAAGAGGAAGATGGCGTAGAAGAGGAGGTAAGAAATCTACATATTTAAAGCTTGCAATCACTATCCTGCTCTTCTGCTTTGGCTATTGCCCAAACGAGGCTTTGATGGCAGAAGAGCATTCAATGCATCAATAGCAAGACTTGACGTGGAGGTTGATTCACTAGACCTTGACTTTCAAAACTTTGTGACCTAAATTCTTATCTGGGAAATATTCTCCACCTTGATTTCAGTCACAGCCTGGCTTCTTTTAACCTAAATACTAGTTTGATCTTCCCAATTTGTTTACttaatctgtatatattttgtccattttccagggggtggtGGCTTATGTTGTGTGACCCCAGTTTTACTGTTTGGTGCTTGGGAAATGGCTCGGTGTAAAAGTCACTGGAGCTGTTTAACCCTTCACGTTAAACCGTTGCCATTTTTGCAAAATGGtaatttaccttgaagggttaaattGACAGGACCCACGCCACTTCGTTAGTCATCTTGTTTCTGAAAGCCAGGCCATTTATCTAAATTTTAATTTCCTTCCACAGGAGGATCTTgaagaggaagaaggagaggatgaGGATGAGGAGGAAGGTATGTAGTAGCTATATTACGCATCCTATTGGGTGTGGTGATGGGAATAAAAATGTGAGTGCCATGCTGCCACAAATTCTTGAATTCTTCTAATGTGCGGTTGTCTCTATTCACAGATGCTCCCCAGGgtgaaaaaaggaaaagagaTCTGGAAGATGAGGGTGATGAAGAAGAAGAAGATGACGATGATGATGAATAAGGCCCGAACATGCTACTggatctttttttattatatggacTTTCTGGGCTGGTTACCAGTGCATGTGGTATTGCCAGCTGTCTGGCCACTGCATCCTGTTGTCAGCTGccctttttcatttatatatacactttgtttttgtttagatgTCTAGGGATGAGAGAGATGACTTATTTCTGTATTGGTCTGAGTGAGgtgtgtgctattttttttttttttttttttttttttttttttcccttcagtttgcggctttatttaaaataatggcCGTCTGTGGCTATTCACGGAGTCAGATAGTAGGTCATAATAtgaaatttaattttcttttcattttttttttttctcttttggtccTGGAATTTTCTGTGAAAATTCTATGGTTTCTCTAATCTGTGAATGGTTTATGCTGTTTTAAATTGAGTTTGATCCAAAGACCATCTCCCTTCTACTCTCGTGCATTAGACATGTTCTTTTTGGTCATGCCTTAATCTTTTGTCCTGCTGTGTTCATCCCCAGACTCATGTAATTTTGTTTGAGAATAACTTGCGTATGTTGGCAATAAGAGTAATGCTCAGAAAAGAAACTTGAAGATTATTTGTGTTCAACGTTTTAGTTAACAGTTTTTCCGATTGTCTTTCTGTGCTTTTCCTCCCATTGGGATGCTAAACTCTGCTCCACCTTACAAGGAAAGCTTTTGTGGATTTGAGACTTCAAAAGCCAATTCCCAGTTTGTAAACTTCAGGTGCAG comes from Pelobates fuscus isolate aPelFus1 chromosome 5, aPelFus1.pri, whole genome shotgun sequence and encodes:
- the LOC134611700 gene encoding acidic leucine-rich nuclear phosphoprotein 32 family member B-like, whose product is MEIAKRLTLELRNRNASEVKEMVLDNCRSDDGKITGLTSEFSNLEFLSMININLVSVANLPKLPRLKKLELSDNRISGGLEILAEKTPTLTNLNLSGNKIKDINTLEPLKKLPHLTSLDLFNCEVTMLNNYRESVFELLPQLTFLDGFDADDQEAPDSDPEDLEENGEDGDEEEDEEEDEEELEEELEDEDELDDEEEDGVEEEEDLEEEEGEDEDEEEDAPQGEKRKRDLEDEGDEEEEDDDDDE